The genomic segment ACGGAAGAAACACTAATGGATCCGTTTCTGGTGAACCGTCTTGATTATGACGCAGTTTACGGGACCGCTCTGAACCGCTTTTTGATTCAAGCTGCAATCGGTCACGATATGACGGTCTACGGATCAGGCGGGCAAACACGGGCTTTCCTCAACATAATGGATACAATCCGCTGCATTGAAATCGCTGCTGAAAATCCGGCAGAGAAAGGCGAATTCCGTGTATTCAATCAATTCACCGAGTATTTCTCCATGAACGATCTTGCCGAAAAAGTGAAAAAAGTTGCTGCAGAAGAAGGCATAACGAGCAAGATTGCCCATATTGAAAATCCGCGGATTGAAAATGAAGACCATTATTATCATGCGGTCAACACCAAGCTGGTCGACCTCGGACTTGAGCCGAATCTTCTGACGGATGATGTATTGAAAGGCATCCTGAAATCTGTAGTCAAGCATAAAGACCGCGTCATTACCGACAACGTCCTTCCGAAGGTGACCTGGAAATAAGAAGGGGTTATTCCAATGAAAATCGCCATCGTCACAGAAACATTCCTGCCATCAACCGACGGTGTGGTGACAAGGCTTTGCGCGACAATCAAATGGCTGAAAGAACAGGGGCATGAAATGATCGTCATCGCCCCTGATCTTGGCGTTGACGAGTTTGAAGGTGTACCGGTAAAAGGCATTCCCGCCCGGAAGTTCTTTTTCTACCGGTCCAGGGAATTCAGCCTGCCAAGCCGGAAGGTGAAAAAAATCCTCATGGAGTTTCAGCCTGATGTTGTTCATGCCGTCAACCCTGCACTTGTCGGGTTTGCAGGCGTCCATTATGCAGAGAAACTGAACCTTCCGCTCGTCGCCTCCTATCACACGAATGTGCCCCGCTATCTCGACTATTACCGGCTGTCAGCGTTCAAACCGCTGCTGTGGTGGTGGATCCGCCGGATGCACAATAAAGCTGACATGAATTTATGCACCTCACAGTCGGTACAGGAAGAACTGACGGAAAGAGGCTTCCACAGTGTCCGCCTCTGGAAACGGGGCGTTGCTGTCGATAAGTTCGGCCCTGAATATTATGATGAGGGGATGAGGGAGCGGCTTACAGCCGGAAAACAGGACAAAATCCTACTGCTGTATGTCGGACGGCTGGCAGCTGAAAAGGAAATCCAAAAAATCAAAGATGTGCTTGAGGAGTCCGATCAGTTTTGCCTTGCCCTTGTCGGTGACGGTCCTTACCGGAACGAATTGGAGCGCCATTTTCTGGGGACGGACACAGTTTTCACCGGCTTCCTGCATGGCGGCGAACTCGCTGCAGCTTATGCGTCTGCAGATGCGTTTATTTTTCCATCAACGACCGAAACACTGGGGCTTGTCATTCTGGAAGCCATGGCATCAGGGCTTCCGGTGATTGCCGCTGACAGCGGACCGACGCGTGAACAAATCGAGGACGGGGTCACAGGACTGCTTTATGATCCGAACGACCGGACAAGCTTCACAAATACCGTGCTACAAACACGAAACAGCGGCATGCTCGCTTCCATTTCTGCTGAAGCATTGAAGGAAGGCAGGACGATGGGGTGGAATCGGCCTGCTGAACAGCTGGAGCAGCTATATGAACATGTGCTTCATGAATGGGCCCGGGAAGAGAAAAATGTTCACCGTTTTAAGGCTGGTGAAGAACCGAGGTGAATTCAGGGAAGGACAAAACATACGCAGCATATGTTCTTCGCCA from the Bacillus marinisedimentorum genome contains:
- a CDS encoding glycosyltransferase family 4 protein, which produces MKIAIVTETFLPSTDGVVTRLCATIKWLKEQGHEMIVIAPDLGVDEFEGVPVKGIPARKFFFYRSREFSLPSRKVKKILMEFQPDVVHAVNPALVGFAGVHYAEKLNLPLVASYHTNVPRYLDYYRLSAFKPLLWWWIRRMHNKADMNLCTSQSVQEELTERGFHSVRLWKRGVAVDKFGPEYYDEGMRERLTAGKQDKILLLYVGRLAAEKEIQKIKDVLEESDQFCLALVGDGPYRNELERHFLGTDTVFTGFLHGGELAAAYASADAFIFPSTTETLGLVILEAMASGLPVIAADSGPTREQIEDGVTGLLYDPNDRTSFTNTVLQTRNSGMLASISAEALKEGRTMGWNRPAEQLEQLYEHVLHEWAREEKNVHRFKAGEEPR